TCTTCATATCGTGATCATCACTCTGAATCGGTACACTACTATTTCCATCCTTCGTTAAGCCTTCATAAATATCCTCAAAACTATTTTTCTCATGTTCATCACTAATGAGGGGAATGGGTGACTCGGAAATATGGGGCTGTTGAGAATTACTTGATCTTTGCCCTTCTATTGGTCGAGCAAGTTGACTTTTATCATTGGCCACCATCTCTTTTTCCTGTAGCTCCTGGTTGACAACATCATCTTCGTCGCATTCTGAACTCCCTAGCTGAACAAGAGGTCTTTGCAGTGTATCCTTAGATGTCACCTCAGCATTTAAACTTCTACCTTTAGCCATTGCATTCTTTTTAATGGATTCATTAAGCTCATGTAGCATCAAATCTGTATCCTCAGACAGATAACCTGAAGAGAAAACCTCTCGTCTCTGTTTGTCCACCATACTTTGAGTATCACCTTCTAACTGCTCCTTTCCGGAAAACAACATCTGCCTATAtgcttcaacttccttttccaaGAAATGTTTTTCCCTCTCTCTCCTTAAAACGATTTCTTTAAGAATGTTCATTTCTTCTGTATCATATGCAGACTTTTCTTCTATAACTCTTTGATTATGTCGTGCTTGCATTTCGAGGGATGCTTTCTCCTCTTGCAGGCGCAGAATCATGGCCATGGCTTCATCTGCAGCACCAGCAGCAGCATTCCTCTCCTTATCAAGCTCTATGTAAAGCGCTACACGGGCAGCATGCTCCTCCTTAAGTGCTTGCTCCAGAACTCCAATTGTATTTATCTCATCACCAAGGGAAAGAGCACCTCGTGCATCACTTTTTAAGTCTTCAATACACGATCCATATTTCTCCTTGAAACTCATTTCAGACATAGATCTCTTCAAATCATCGTCAGGCGAACCACTACCACCTGCACTCATGACACTAGGAGCCTTCCTGTCATCTGAATTTAGATATGATGAAGCCATTGGCATTAGCAGGAGCAGGATTATAAATACATTATTCAATGTAgattcataatttacaagttacaAAAAAAATCTAAAAGCTCTTTCTGTACATTATCCCACAGTATGCTGTTCTTTTCATTTTCTCTTGTTTTAAGTTCTACATAAGACAGAACATCATCCAGATATTAGAAATGAAATACTAGTAAGCTTATTCCTCTGCTCTTCTGGAGTTTTTCATCCTATTTAAATATTTAGATGCTTCTGATTCTTAAAAATGTTAATATTACAGGCATAAAACAAACATCAACAAAAACAATAATACTGAACCTAGATCATAACAAATAAGATGCATAAATAAAACTTACCAGACAAGTAGTTTGTCTCAGCTCCATCAGAAGCGGACATTTCACCCAATTCCTCATTCTTTTCCTTCTTTATGCTACCAGAATACCGAGGAACCACTACTCGATCATGGGATGATACACTAGAACTTCTTCTGTGATCAAAACTGCCTTTTCTACGACGACGAACATTGGCTCTCAGTCTGTGATTACCAATCCCCTTACCCTTCATATCAATCTTCTTATCCGGCCACCTTCCTACATCAAACTCAAAACCATTTCCATTCCTCGAAACCATCTCCTTTTCACCCGCATTTCGCGACACCTTAGCATCCGAAGCTGAACTACAAGACGCCTCACCCTCATCAACATAATAACCATTACCATGATCACTTCTATTCTCAACCAACTTCACACCAACATTCTGATCATTCACCAAAGCAGAATGAAATGGAAACTTATTTCTAACAGAACATAACACGTATCCAACTTTCTCATTCGGATAATCAACCAACAACCTCTGCACACAGTAATCATTCCTCTCTCGGGTAAAGAATCCATCACAAGGACAAGGCAACCTCAATCCAAACAAACCAAGAAATCCGGACACGAAAAACGCCAAGCTTGATGCACACAATATGAAATAAGCAATACCAAGATCAAGAAAAGCACCAACTAGGCCAGTAAAAGTCCAAAATTGCATATTTTGACAAGGCATCTTCCCTAAAAATCACTAACATCAAATTAACAAACCCA
This genomic interval from Apium graveolens cultivar Ventura chromosome 8, ASM990537v1, whole genome shotgun sequence contains the following:
- the LOC141677356 gene encoding uncharacterized protein LOC141677356 isoform X2: MPCQNMQFWTFTGLVGAFLDLGIAYFILCASSLAFFVSGFLGLFGLRLPCPCDGFFTRERNDYCVQRLLVDYPNEKVGYVLCSVRNKFPFHSALVNDQNVGVKLVENRSDHGNGYYVDEGEASCSSASDAKVSRNAGEKEMVSRNGNGFEFDVGRWPDKKIDMKGKGIGNHRLRANVRRRRKGSFDHRRSSSVSSHDRVVVPRYSGSIKKEKNEELGEMSASDGAETNYLSGGSGSPDDDLKRSMSEMSFKEKYGSCIEDLKSDARGALSLGDEINTIGVLEQALKEEHAARVALYIELDKERNAAAGAADEAMAMILRLQEEKASLEMQARHNQRVIEEKSAYDTEEMNILKEIVLRREREKHFLEKEVEAYRQMLFSGKEQLEGDTQSMVDKQRREVFSSGYLSEDTDLMLHELNESIKKNAMAKGRSLNAEVTSKDTLQRPLVQLGSSECDEDDVVNQELQEKEMVANDKSQLARPIEGQRSSNSQQPHISESPIPLISDEHEKNSFEDIYEGLTKDGNSSVPIQSDDHDMKKHGKDVMGSIAQSDVANEKELRFYDVHIIDDKSKFYDEASGKKTELLPKTDTSKVISPDVSQVSDIQNNEIRRDSPNTSKMGTSADLNRSSLDMAMRLPPSGPREKSVPVSRRSSISVSDTERLKIDIEVEWLREKLKAVRERRTKLNISADNDKEKQQLQLLEDIASQLREIRLMTNPEQAMRHASLPLPSSKAVTKKRRHPSTYVNNSS
- the LOC141677356 gene encoding uncharacterized protein LOC141677356 isoform X1; protein product: MPCQNMQFWTFTGLVGAFLDLGIAYFILCASSLAFFVSGFLGLFGLRLPCPCDGFFTRERNDYCVQRLLVDYPNEKVGYVLCSVRNKFPFHSALVNDQNVGVKLVENRSDHGNGYYVDEGEASCSSASDAKVSRNAGEKEMVSRNGNGFEFDVGRWPDKKIDMKGKGIGNHRLRANVRRRRKGSFDHRRSSSVSSHDRVVVPRYSGSIKKEKNEELGEMSASDGAETNYLSDDRKAPSVMSAGGSGSPDDDLKRSMSEMSFKEKYGSCIEDLKSDARGALSLGDEINTIGVLEQALKEEHAARVALYIELDKERNAAAGAADEAMAMILRLQEEKASLEMQARHNQRVIEEKSAYDTEEMNILKEIVLRREREKHFLEKEVEAYRQMLFSGKEQLEGDTQSMVDKQRREVFSSGYLSEDTDLMLHELNESIKKNAMAKGRSLNAEVTSKDTLQRPLVQLGSSECDEDDVVNQELQEKEMVANDKSQLARPIEGQRSSNSQQPHISESPIPLISDEHEKNSFEDIYEGLTKDGNSSVPIQSDDHDMKKHGKDVMGSIAQSDVANEKELRFYDVHIIDDKSKFYDEASGKKTELLPKTDTSKVISPDVSQVSDIQNNEIRRDSPNTSKMGTSADLNRSSLDMAMRLPPSGPREKSVPVSRRSSISVSDTERLKIDIEVEWLREKLKAVRERRTKLNISADNDKEKQQLQLLEDIASQLREIRLMTNPEQAMRHASLPLPSSKAVTKKRRHPSTYVNNSS